Part of the Citrus sinensis cultivar Valencia sweet orange chromosome 2, DVS_A1.0, whole genome shotgun sequence genome, TGAGATTCCTCTTTAACTTTTAGCTTATtattatcttaattatttacaactatttaatttttgcatcTGCAATGCCACATATACTGACCACACAACACCCATTAATCGTATAAAAAAGAGCTTCGTCTGTTTTTCAAGCTTCTCCGCCACAATAAGTTGTTCCTAGATTGCCAAACAATAAGAATATCTCCAGcacattaattttatgtttttctcGATAAATCCAAAGCCTTACAGCATAAAAATCTTGTTAGTTCAAAGATTGAACACAAGTACAAACCAGTCGAAGAAAAAAGTAGcgacaaaatacaaaaataaattatgcaGAAGTACAAGCTGACAACAATACTtctcattattattatgcGGCAGAAAAGCAGGAACTACCATTAACTTCCATGACTAGAATAACTTTTTGTGAAGTCCCTGAGCAGAAGCAGTTGAAGCACAATCCATTGGTTGAAACCCAATTCTCTCCTTTTCCAAGTCATAGACCACTTCAACATTTTGCTGCTGGAAGCTCCCAAAAACGCCAGATGGTCCATAATCACCGTCATCCATGCTTTGGAACAATAAGCATTTCACTGCACTTGAGTTGCTGGGAGCACTCATTGCGTAGAAATGGTTCCCTTGTGGCAAAACGAGGCTCACATTGTTCAAGAAATGGAAAGTGATTGAAGGAAAGAGATCGTCTGTAAATGTGTTGTTTGGACATGGAACCCTGTAACAAAGATCAAATCCAGTTCTTTCCTCTACTTCTTTGGCTCTAGGATAATAAGTTATTGTTGATTGAAGAATTGAGAGAAGTTGTGAATAAAATGGCTCCGGCAAGTGTGTGTAAGTGGTGCCTGAATCAACCAGCAGTCCTCCATTTCCTTGAGAATCAAATTCCCTTAAACTTAAGGGCACTTCAGTTAAAGAGCTATTACCTATGGTGATGGCCTCAAGACCAATGTAATAATAGTTAGGATACATAGGGCTCTTCAACATGGGAGTGAACTGTAAATTATCTTTAGAAGATATGGCAACATCTCCTATAACCAAGGGGCTTGAAATATTAGGGTCGTTAGCATACTTGAAGGCCAAGAAACAATGAGAGAAACCCTTTTGAAGAAACCCTAGCTGTGAAGGAACAGAAAGAGCACCCCTACCAAACCCTGCAATCCCTATAGGCTCACGATATGTTGACCCAACACACCCAAAACAAAACTTAGGAATTTCCCTAATGATCCCAGGGCTAGATCCATGAACCTTAAGTGTATCTCTAGTTAGGATTCCAGTGACAAGCCCTCCTTCACCATATGTGTAAGCAAATGAAGGGCATGGCCTGCAGCAAGTGGATTTAAGAAGGGTACTCAATGAGCATCCAGACATAGTGCATGGATCAAAAG contains:
- the LOC102631306 gene encoding probable aspartyl protease At4g16563, whose translation is MAKAYSNIATIILLFLLSMSLRFHQTLATQKNNGKHSLVLGLTNSRVSLLIPSASKSSIKKPSETLDMMEPLREVRDGYLISLNIGTPTQVIQVYMDTGSDLTWVPCGNLSFDCMDCDDYRNNKLMSNFSPSRSSSSSRDTCASSFCLNIHSSDNPFDPCTMSGCSLSTLLKSTCCRPCPSFAYTYGEGGLVTGILTRDTLKVHGSSPGIIREIPKFCFGCVGSTYREPIGIAGFGRGALSVPSQLGFLQKGFSHCFLAFKYANDPNISSPLVIGDVAISSKDNLQFTPMLKSPMYPNYYYIGLEAITIGNSSLTEVPLSLREFDSQGNGGLLVDSGTTYTHLPEPFYSQLLSILQSTITYYPRAKEVEERTGFDLCYRVPCPNNTFTDDLFPSITFHFLNNVSLVLPQGNHFYAMSAPSNSSAVKCLLFQSMDDGDYGPSGVFGSFQQQNVEVVYDLEKERIGFQPMDCASTASAQGLHKKLF